A single region of the Tiliqua scincoides isolate rTilSci1 unplaced genomic scaffold, rTilSci1.hap2 HAP2_SCAFFOLD_46, whole genome shotgun sequence genome encodes:
- the LOC136636007 gene encoding LOW QUALITY PROTEIN: 2-acylglycerol O-acyltransferase 3-like (The sequence of the model RefSeq protein was modified relative to this genomic sequence to represent the inferred CDS: inserted 1 base in 1 codon), whose product MATLRRHLEALSVFQWVLTFLFFGSFFTALLLYLLFTSYXSVSVLYFAWWVRDWETPQRGGWRSNWMRRWQVWELHRDYFPIKLVKTAELPPTRNYVLGSHPHGIICAGAFSAFCTEATGFSRTFPGLKPSLALLAGLFHLPVYREYMMSSGAVPVSKQSLDFLLQGGPGHVVVIVVGGAAESLDCAPGEQRVRLLGRRGFVRLALQHGADLVPAYSFGENDIFWQLQFSEGSCLRRLQLWFKQLVGFAPCLFGGRGLFCSGSWGLLPLASPITVVVGQPIPVPQCRCPTEEQVDLYHSRYVEALQQLFEAHKGSCGLPPSQRLVIT is encoded by the exons ATGGCGACCCTGCGGCGGCACCTGGAGGCGCTGAGcgtcttccagtgggtcctgacgtTCCTCTTCTTCG GCTCCTTCTTCACGGCCCTCCTCCTCTACTTGCTGTTCACCTCCT TGTCCGTCTCTGTCCTGTACTTCGCCTGGTGGGTACGTGACTGGGAGACCCCGCAGAGAG GCGGCTGGCGGAGCAACTGGATGAGGCGGTGGCAGGTCTGGGAGCTGCACAGGGACTATTTCCCCatcaag CTGGTGAAGACGGCTGAGCTGCCGCCCACTCGGAACTACGTGCTGGGCTCCCACCCCCACGGCATCATCTGCGCCGGGGCCTTCTCCGCTTTCTGCACCGAGGCCACGGGCTTCTCCCGCACCTTCCCCGGTCTGAAGCCCAGTCTTGCTCTCCTCGCTGGGCTCTTCCACCTGCCTGTGTACCGCGAATACATGATGAGCTCAG gggCAGTTCCTGTCAGCAAGCAGTCCCTGGACTTCCTGCTCCAGGGGGGACCTGGCCACGTGGTTGTCATTGTGGTGGGCGGGGCAGCCGAATCCCTGGACTGTGCTCCTGGCGAGCAGCGGGTCCGCCTGCTTGGGAGGCGGGGCTTCGTGCGCCTGGCACTGCAGCATGG ggCAGACCTTGTCCCGGCATACTCCTTTGGTGAGAACGACATCTTCTGGCAGCTCCAGTTCTCCGAGGGCAGCTGCCTTCGCCGCCTGCAGCTCTGGTTCAAGCAGCTGGTGGGCTTTGCCCCCTGCCTCTTTGGGGGCCGGGGCCTCTTCTGCAGTGGCTCCTGGGGTCTCCTGCCCTTGGCAAGCCCCATCACTGTTGTGG TGGGACAACCAATCCCCGTCCCCCAGTGCCGGTGCCCCACCGAGGAGCAGGTGGACCTCTACCATTCCAGGTACGTGGAGGCCCTGCAGCAGCTCTTCGAGGCCCACAAGGGCAGCTGTGGCCTCCCACCCTCCCAGCGGCTGGTCATCACGTAG